One Saccharomyces mikatae IFO 1815 strain IFO1815 genome assembly, chromosome: 16 genomic region harbors:
- the VTC3 gene encoding vacuolar transporter chaperone (similar to Saccharomyces cerevisiae VTC2 (YFL004W) and VTC3 (YPL019C); ancestral locus Anc_8.71) produces MLFGIKLANDVYPPWKDSYIDYERLKKLLKESVIHDGHGAVDNWSERNESDFVEALDKELEKVYTFQISKYNAVLRKLDGLEENTRSAEQIQKIDSKLFKNALEECLDETQRLDNFDRLNFTGFIKIVKKHDKLHPNYPSVKSLLQVRLKELPFNNSEEYSPLLYRISYLYEFLRSNYDHPNTMSKSLATTSKLSHFSNLEDTSFKSYKFWIHDDNIMEVKARILRHLPALLYASVPSENDDFVDNIEPDVRVQVGARLNIDGKTNSLSSDANSNEDVEIGGSKNVIFPQSYDPIITTLYFDNEFFDLYNNRLMKISAAPTLRLRWIGKLLEKPDIFLEKRTFTENTETGNSSFEEIRLQMKAKFINNFIFKNDPSYKNYLINQLRERGTQKEELEKLSSDFNNIQNFIVDKKLQPVLRAIYNRTAFQIPGDQSIRVTIDSNIMYIREDSLDKDRPIRNPANWHRDDIDSNVPNPLRFLRPGEYSKFPYSVMEIKVINKNNSQMPNHEWIKDLINSHLVNEVPKFSLYLQGVASLFGEDDKYIDILPFWLPDLETDIRKNPQEAYEEEKKTLEKQKTIHDKLDNMRRLSKISLSDRTPIGRQEQRDQSTCHTAADLEDHESSDEDGTTLPTKSAVKKKKIKTKAAFLKILAGKNISENGTDPYSDDADSASSFQLPPGVKKPVHLLKNAGPVKVEAKVWLANERTFNRWLSVTTLLSVLTFSIYNSVQKSEFPQLADLLAYVYFFLTLFCGLWAYRTYLKRLTLIKGRSGKHLDAPLGPILVAVVLIVTLVVNFSVAFKEAARRERELINVSSQSSLPSTLKPIQDFIFNLVGE; encoded by the coding sequence ATGCTGTTTGGTATCAAACTAGCTAATGACGTATATCCTCCTTGGAAGGATTCTTATATTGACTATGAAAGGTTGAAGAAGTTACTGAAGGAAAGTGTCATACATGATGGTCATGGTGCCGTCGATAATTGGTCCGAGAGAAATGAATCAGATTTTGTTGAGGCTTTGGATAAAGAACTAGAAAAGGTTTACACATTCCAAATATCGAAGTATAATGCTGTCTTACGAAAATTAGATGGTTTAGAGGAAAATACTAGATCAGCTGAGCAAATTCAGAAAATAGATTCTAAGCTGTTTAAGAACGCATTAGAAGAATGTTTGGATGAGACTCAACGATTGGATAATTTTGACAGATTGAATTTTACGGGGTTTATTAAGATTGTAAAGAAACACGATAAATTACATCCAAACTACCCTTCTGTGAAATCTCTTTTGCAAGTTAGGTTGAAGGAACTACCATTTAATAACTCAGAAGAGTACTCTCCCTTGTTATATAGGATCTCATACTTATATGAGTTCCTGAGGTCAAATTATGATCATCCAAATACGATGTCTAAATCATTAGCAACTACTTCCAAATTATCGCATTTTTCTAATCTTGAAGACAcaagtttcaaaagctACAAGTTTTGGATTCACGATGACAACATAATGGAGGTTAAAGCAAGAATTTTGAGGCATTTACCTGCTTTGCTTTATGCATCTGTTCCAAGTGAGAATGAcgattttgttgataatatAGAACCAGACGTTCGCGTGCAAGTTGGAGCGCGCCTAAATATTGATGGAAAGACTAATAGTCTTTCTAGTGATGCTAATAGTAATGAGGACGTTGAGATTGGAGGATCAAAGAACGTTATTTTTCCACAATCATATGATCCAATAATCACGACACTGTATTTTGACAACGAATTTTTCGATCTGTATAATAACAGACTAATGAAAATTAGTGCTGCACCTACATTAAGATTGAGATGGATTGGTAAATTACTAGAAAAACCTGATatctttttggaaaagagGACTTTTACAGAAAATACCGAAACTGGTAATTCtagttttgaagaaatcagaCTACAAATGAAAGCcaaattcatcaacaatttcattttcaaaaatgaccCTAGTTACAAGAACTATCTAATCAACCAACTAAGAGAAAGAGGTACTCAAAAGGAAGAGTTAGAAAAACTATCCAGTGACTTCAacaatattcaaaatttcattgTTGACAAAAAGTTGCAACCAGTATTGAGAGCTATTTACAATAGAACtgcttttcaaattcctGGAGATCAAAGTATTAGAGTTACCATTGATTCCAACATCATGTACATTAGAGAGGATTCATTGGACAAAGATAGGCCTATTAGAAACCCTGCCAATTGGCATCGTGATGATATTGATTCTAATGTTCCTAATCCCTTGAGGTTTCTGAGACCAGGGGAATATTCAAAGTTCCCATATTCGGTGATGGAGATTAAGGTAATAAACAAGAATAATTCTCAAATGCCGAATCATGAATGGATTAAGGATTTAATTAATTCGCATTTGGTCAATGAAGTTCccaaattttctttatatttacAAGGTGTCGCTTCCTTGTTCGGTGAAGACGATAAATATATCGACATTTTACCATTCTGGTTGCCCGATTTAGAAACTGACATCAGAAAGAATCCACAAGAAGCTTAcgaagaagagaagaaaactttagaaaaacaaaaaaccaTTCATGATAAACTTGACAACATGAGAAGATTATCTAAGATCTCACTGTCAGATAGAACGCCCATTGGACGACAAGAGCAAAGAGATCAGAGTACTTGCCACACTGCTGCTGATTTAGAGGATCACGAATCATCTGACGAAGATGGTACTACATTACCCACGAAATCTGCagtcaaaaagaaaaagattaaaACAAAAGCAGCATTTCTAAAAATCCTTGCTGGGAAAAATATCTCGGAAAATGGAACAGACCCCTACTCCGATGATGCAGATAGTGCCTCTTCCTTTCAATTACCTCCAGGAGTTAAAAAACCAGttcatcttttgaaaaacgcTGGCCCTGTCAAAGTTGAAGCAAAAGTTTGGCTTGCCAATGAACGTACATTCAATAGATGGTTGAGTGTAACAACGTTGTTGAGTGTATTGACGTTTTCTATCTATAATTCGGTGCAGAAATCCGAATTTCCGCAGCTAGCTGATTTGTTAGCTTACGtgtatttctttttgaccTTATTTTGTGGATTATGGGCTTATAGGACCTACTTAAAAAGATTAACACTAATAAAAGGTAGAAGCGGTAAGCATTTGGATGCGCCCCTGGGTCCTATCTTGGTTGCTGTTGTGTTAATTGTCACTTTAGTTGTTAACTTTAGCGTGGCTTTTAAGGAAGCGGCTAGGAGGGAAAGAGAATTAATAAACGTTTCCTCCCAGTCTTCGTTACCCAGTACTCTGAAACCGATTcaagattttattttcaatttggtCGGAGAATAA
- the ECM23 gene encoding Ecm23p (similar to Saccharomyces cerevisiae ECM23 (YPL021W)), whose translation MLYNKEQKFNSIDSSNRRTKFHFDRFVQMVLFIAANPDCYYSVGSAPVTAVNPYLKRADILEQKIKSLNTALGSKLYGENCVGGSLSNTTILAPLSLPSLPLSSNGKKYSAVHRPKSRKKQTILPNGKPKECATCGDTWTSQWRSGPNGNVELCSRCGIAYRKKMEKKIRPG comes from the coding sequence ATGTTATATAACAAAGAACAGAAATTTAACAGTATTGATAGCTCTAATCGCAGAACAAAGTTTCACTTTGATCGTTTTGTACAAATGGTTCTGTTCATTGCTGCCAACCCTGATTGTTACTATTCAGTTGGTAGCGCCCCGGTCACCGCCGTCAATccatatttgaaaagagcaGATATACTCgaacaaaaaatcaaaagtttAAACACTGCACTGGGTTCAAAATTGTACGGAGAAAATTGCGTTGGTGGGTCTCTAAGTAATACAACCATACTTGCGCCTTTGTCCTTGCCATCACTGCCACTATCATCCaatggaaagaaatattCAGCAGTTCATAGACCGAAAAGCAGAAAGAAGCAAACTATACTCCCTAACGGAAAACCAAAAGAGTGCGCCACATGTGGTGACACTTGGACTTCCCAGTGGCGGAGTGGACCCAATGGGAACGTGGAGCTGTGTAGCCGATGTGGTATAGCttatagaaagaaaatggaaaagaagatacGGCCAGGATAA
- the ULP1 gene encoding SUMO protease ULP1 (similar to Saccharomyces cerevisiae ULP1 (YPL020C); ancestral locus Anc_8.72) has protein sequence MSVEVDKHKNSRQHNNNNAYSPLFSPISTYRCYPNHQKFNNRTKSIRSVSFSGVHKRRTNTSRFNYLSDRRVLSMEEVMKDRPERIKRGGLIEGLRETFWNSGRYLWHALVKNEPYDTNSTEVDTNDNSDLESRSSRVSSSIQYSVREESPLDIRKHKSDASMWVLPNKKRRIAHEDIGTPLDSSFSSLTSQQNGHDKISSITLSRDPFGWSKWKTSAIGSNPKSGTSAQSCFDKPQYGTTFIRRKKHMKQNINNTKLVSRAQSEEAIYLRQIFNGEYKVPKILKDERERQLKLMDMDREKDTGLKKSIIELTEKIKTILIESNKNRIQSTGENDDDLVFVKEKKVSSLERKHKDYLNQKLKFDKSILEFERDFKRYNEILNERKKIQEDLNKKKAKLAKKKLVPELSEKEDNQVQKVFASRENTQLMNRDNLEITVRDFKTLAPRRWLNDTIIEFFMKYIERSTPNTVAFNSFFYTNLSERGYQGVRRWMKRKKTQLDKLDKIFAPINLNQSHWALGVIDLRKKTIGYVDSLSNGPNAMSFAILNDLQKYVIEESKHTMGEDFDLIHLDCPQQPNGYDCGIYVCMNTLYGSADALLDFGYNDAIRMRKFIAHLILMDALK, from the coding sequence ATGTCAGTAGAAGTAGATAAGCATAAAAACTCCCGACAgcataataataacaacgCCTATTCCCCCTTATTTTCACCAATTTCCACGTATAGGTGCTACCCAAATCATCAGAAATTTAACAATCGTACTAAATCTATAAGATCAGTTAGTTTTAGTGGTGTTCATAAGAGAAGAACAAATACGTCAAGATTCAATTATCTAAGTGACCGTCGCGTTTTATCAATGGAAGAAGTGATGAAAGATAGACCAGAGAGAATTAAGAGAGGTGGTCTTATAGAAGGCCTTAGAGAAACTTTTTGGAATTCGGGTAGATACTTGTGGCACGCACTTGTGAAAAATGAACCTTACGATACCAATAGTACTGAGGTTGATACAAATGATAATAGCGATCTTGAAAGCAGAAGCTCAAGAGTCAGCAGTAGCATACAATATAGCGTACGTGAAGAGTCTCCTTTAGACATAAGAAAACACAAGTCCGATGCATCCATGTGGGTTTTACCaaacaaaaagagaagaattGCGCATGAAGACATAGGTACGCCTCTAGACTCATCATTTAGCTCTTTGACTTCCCAGCAAAATGGTCATGATAAGATTTCTAGCATAACATTATCAAGGGATCCCTTTGGTTGGAGTAAGTGGAAGACAAGTGCCATCGGTTCTAACCCAAAAAGTGGAACTTCTGCTCAGAGTTGTTTTGATAAGCCGCAATATGGAACAACCTTcattagaagaaaaaaacacatGAAACagaatattaataatactAAACTGGTATCAAGAGCGCAATCTGAAGAAGCAATATACTTGCGACAAATATTCAATGGAGAATATAAAGTCCCGAAGATAttaaaagatgaaagaGAGAGGCAGTTGAAATTAATGGATATGGATAGGGAAAAAGATACTGGCTTGAAGAAGTCTATAATCGAATTAActgaaaagattaaaaCAATTTTAATTGAAAGCAATAAGAATAGAATACAATCGACTggtgaaaatgatgatgatttggTATTTGttaaagagaagaaagtatcatctttggaaagaaaacataAGGATTATTTAAATCAAAAGCTAAAATTCGATAAATCtatattagaatttgaaagagattTCAAGAGATATAACGAGATTTTGAAtgaaaggaagaagattCAAGAAGATctcaataaaaagaaagcaaagctggctaaaaagaaattggtTCCTGAACtaagtgaaaaagaagacaatCAAGTACAGAAAGTGTTTGCATCTAGAGAAAACACTCAATTAATGAACAGAGATAACTTAGAGATAACTGTACGTGATTTCAAGACCCTGGCGCCAAGAAGGTGGCTTAATGACACTatcattgaattttttatgaAGTACATTGAAAGATCAACTCCTAATACAGTAGcatttaattcttttttttatactAATTTATCAGAGAGGGGTTATCAGGGCGTTCGGAGGTggatgaaaaggaagaagacacAACTTGATAAACTAGATAAAATCTTCGCGCCAATAAATTTAAACCAATCTCATTGGGCGTTGGGCGTAATTgatttaagaaagaaaaccatAGGTTACGTAGATTCGTTATCGAATGGTCCGAATGCCATGAGTTTTGCAATTTTAAATGATCTACAAAAATATGTTATAGAGGAAAGTAAACATACAATGGGGGAGGACTTCGATCTGATTCATTTAGACTGTCCACAGCAACCAAATGGCTATGACTGTGGTATTTACGTCTGTATGAATACATTATACGGGAGTGCTGATGCTTTATTAGATTTTGGTTATAATGATGCGATTAGAATGAGAAAATTCATTGCGCATTTGATTTTAATGGATGCTTTAAAGTGA
- the CTF19 gene encoding Ctf19p (similar to Saccharomyces cerevisiae CTF19 (YPL018W); ancestral locus Anc_8.63), with protein sequence MDFTSDTTNSQDRSSSHLNLEEAVGPPKDRKNANIDDDEKQQLSLLDDEELRALKLQEEKEALLTRRNTLLQEIQSYQNILTKESADKKPKNGDVLQNDITQNFLDLISISSSNSNFVMNDRKQVQSINGLTNLQKELITKYDTLPLLNMNLRLSYLRDHTYPHLQISVQSRDREHNDGIEVLLVNYKFCRNTMNPFEVQFKMFYKFEDSTLVKWEILRISANVRLKVRQLLATRNLQSCLFCLYEFDKIKSRRIRIFQDLINLLKRKTKCYLTNNGDSLVVERIMREGGLRTIKLQINFIIVMPGERGKPRYCFLPMSNISIALWKGGQKFNQIDLDEICYGLIREYGVRVGLKEICNVCLFPDIYTR encoded by the coding sequence ATGGATTTTACTTCTGATACGACAAATTCACAAGACAGATCAAGCTCTCACTTAAATCTGGAAGAAGCTGTGGGCCCGCCCAAAGATAGAAAGAATGCAAAcattgatgatgacgaGAAGCAACAACTATCGCTGCTAGATGATGAGGAGTTGCGCGCCTTAAAACTACaggaagagaaagaagctTTGCTAACGAGGAGAAACACTCTTCTACAAGAGATCCAGTCGTACCAAAATATTCTAACCAAGGAAAGTGCTGATAAGAAACCTAAAAATGGTGATGTCCTGCAAAATGATATTACGCagaattttcttgatttaaTCTCAATTTCGTCTTCCAACTCCAATTTTGTGATGAATGACCGCAAGCAGGTCCAAAGTATCAATGGATTGACTAATTTGCAAAAGGAACTAATAACGAAGTACGACACACTACCTTTGCTGAATATGAATCTACGGCTAAGTTATTTGAGAGACCATACGTACCCGCACCTTCAAATCTCTGTACAATCCAGGGATCGCGAGCATAATGATGGGATTGAGGTTTTGCTGGTCAACTATAAATTCTGCAGAAATACAATGAATCCGTTTGAAGTTCAGTTTAAAATGTTTTATAAATTCGAAGATTCCACGTTGGTGAAATGGGAGATCTTGCGAATTTCCGCAAATGTTAGGCTGAAAGTGAGACAATTACTCGCTACACGTAATCTTCAAAGCTGTCTATTCTGTCTTTACGAATTTGACAAGATCAAGTCTAGAAGAATCAGAATTTTCCAAGATTTGATCAacttattgaaaagaaaaaccaaaTGCTACCTAACAAACAATGGTGACTCGTTGGTCGTGGAGAGAATCATGAGAGAGGGAGGACTAAGAACGATAAAATTACAGataaatttcatcatcgtAATGCCCGGTGAGAGGGGAAAACCTCGTTACTGCTTTCTTCCTATGAGTAACATATCAATAGCGTTATGGAAGGGTGGACAAAAATTCAACCAGATCGACTTGGACGAGATTTGCTATGGGCTGATCAGGGAGTATGGTGTGAGGGTGGGGTTAAAGGAAATTTGCAATGTTTGCCTATTCCCGGACATTTACACCAGGTAA
- the IRC15 gene encoding Irc15p (similar to Saccharomyces cerevisiae LPD1 (YFL018C) and IRC15 (YPL017C); ancestral locus Anc_8.56) translates to MTDNSVVYDVLVIGCGPGGFTAATQASQAGLRTACVDRRVSLGGTYLIDGAVPSKTLLDESYFYRQLRQQEAMEKRGVKLLSAKFDMQAAQSALKQTIEGLSNMYERELCKNSVTMYKGTAAFKDSHHVEIEQHGMDRFMVEAKYIVVATGSAVIQCPGVVIDEDKIISPGRALSLDYVPSRFTIMGGGTIGLEIACIFNNLGSQVTIIESQGEVCQNMDHELASATKTLLQSQGVIFLLDTRVKFAETDVAGQLNVTLLNKPLKKAHVHHCDVLMVSIGRRPLLEGLHISNLGLDERDFVEKIDKQSLSLLGYPHIKLVGDVAIGPMLAAKAEKQAVRAIQSISSTCPIVTPTCSFPPNVLYCQPQIGWVGYTEEELINARVPYQTGKVFFSENIRYNTLLSQKESTTVSSFIKVLVDSHTMKLLGVHMVNDDANELLSQASMAVSLGLTAHDICKVTFPHPSLSESFKQAVQLAIANGKLPGVNVRE, encoded by the coding sequence ATGACGGATAATTCAGTAGTTTACGATGTTCTAGTAATTGGATGTGGTCCCGGCGGCTTCACTGCGGCGACGCAAGCTTCACAGGCAGGCCTGCGTACAGCCTGTGTTGACCGTCGTGTCTCTTTGGGAGGCACCTACCTCATAGACGGGGCAGTTCCGTCCAAGACCTTGCTAGATGAATCTTATTTTTACCGACAGTTACGCCAGCAGGAAGCCATGGAAAAGCGTGGTGTAAAACTGCTGTCTGCAAAATTTGATATGCAGGCAGCACAGAGCGCACTCAAGCAAACTATAGAAGGTTTGAGTAATATGTACGAGCGCGAGCTTTGTAAGAATAGTGTTACTATGTATAAGGGAACTGCTGCCTTCAAGGATTCTCACCACGTTGAGATAGAACAGCACGGTATGGACAGGTTTATGGTAGAAGCGAAGTACATTGTTGTGGCGACTGGGTCTGCGGTTATTCAGTGTCCGGGTGTTGTAATCGATGAGGACAAGATAATCTCACCCGGCAGGGCTTTGTCGCTGGATTACGTACCTTCACGTTTTACCATCATGGGCGGAGGCACTATTGGACTGGAAATCGCGTGCATATTCAATAATTTGGGTTCGCAGGTTACCATAATCGAATCTCAGGGCGAGGTGTGTCAGAATATGGACCATGAGTTGGCTTCAGCCACCAAAACACTCTTGCAGTCTCAGggtgttatttttttgttggatACAAGAGTGAAATTTGCGGAAACAGATGTTGCTGGTCAGTTGAATGTGACGTTACTGAACAAACCGTTGAAGAAAGCACATGTACATCACTGTGACGTATTGATGGTTTCTATTGGCAGGCGTCCCCTTTTAGAAGGCTTGCATATCTCCAATCTTGGCTTAGACGAACGGGATTTTGTGGAAAAGATTGATAAACAAAGTCTAAGTCTGCTAGGATACCCTCATATTAAGCTCGTTGGTGATGTCGCTATAGGCCCCATGCTAGCGGCCAAAGCAGAGAAACAAGCTGTACGGGCCATTCAGTCAATTAGCAGTACATGCCCCATCGTAACTCCGACTTGTAGTTTTCCACCAAATGTACTCTATTGCCAACCCCAAATAGGTTGGGTTGGATACACTGAAGAGGAGTTAATTAACGCTCGTGTCCCATACCAAACAGgtaaagttttcttttcggaAAACATAAGATACAACACGTTACTGTCACAGAAGGAGAGCACTacagtttcttctttcattaaGGTATTGGTCGATTCTCATACCATGAAACTACTGGGTGTTCATATGGTAAACGACGATGCAAATGAATTGTTGTCGCAGGCGTCCATGGCGGTGTCACTTGGCCTTACCGCCCATGATATTTGCAAGGTAACGTTTCCACACCCAAGCCTATCGGAATCGTTTAAGCAGGCAGTTCAGTTAGCAATTGCGAACGGAAAATTACCTGGTGTAAATGTCCGGGAATAG